The Geomonas agri genome contains the following window.
GAACTTGTCCGGGTGCGCGGCGACTACCTCAAGGGTGCTTACCCCGATCGATCCTGTCGAGCCCAAAATGGTAAGATTTTTCATTTTCCCTCGCAGATGTCTCAAGTCAAGTGGTGCGACAGGCTAACTAGCGGATATTTTTGTGGTGCTGCCCGCTCCAGCGCTGCGGTGGCAACGGCGGCGCGGCACCCGATCCTAAAAAAGGAAAAAGGCGTAGTAGTAAGCCGCCGGCGCCGCGAACAAAATCGAATCAAGCCGGTCCAGGATGCCACCGTGCCCGGGGATGATCGAGCCGGAGTCCTTCACGCCGCAGCTTCTCTTGATAAGCGACTCGAACAGGTCGCCCAACTGCCCCAGCACACCCAGGAGGAGCGCGGCGGCGAAGCAGTCGCCGATGGCGAGCTGGTGGAAGAAGGTGAACTTGACGATGATCGCTCCTATGACACTGCCGCACAGGCCACCCAGCGCGCCCTCGACACTTTTTTTGGGACTCACCGCCGGATAAAGGCGGTGTTTGCCCAACGTGGAGCCAACGTAGTAGGCGGCACTGTCGCCGGCCATGACGATCACCATGATCAGGAACAGCCATGAGACGCCGTTGGGGAGCGACCTGACCAGCACCAGGTGCACCAGCAGAAGCGGCACATAGAGAAAGCCCATCAGGACGAGGGCGACGTCAGGGGCGGCCTGCTTGATGTCCTTGAGCCGAAAAAGGGCAACCAGGGTGAAAGCGAGCACCAGGGTGGTAAGGGTGAACAGCGGCAGCACCGGGTTCCCAGAGAAGACCGCGAAGACGGCGCCGGCGCCGGCGACAGCGGCTACCCGCCCCTCGCCGCGGCGCTGCGGCAGCGCCATACGGTAGAACTCGTCCAACCCCAGGAGGGCGAGCAGGGACACCAGCAGGGAGAACTGGAATACCGACGCCTTCAGGATGAAAACAATCACGAGGGGCAGCAGGACCGCTGCGGTGGCTAGTCGTTTGATGGCGGACTCCTTCGGGGCGAGCCCCGGAACTAGGACGGCGTCTCTACCAGCTGTTCGCTGGTCATGCCGAACCTGCGCTCTCTGGACTGGTAGTCGCGGAAGGCCCGCGCCAGCTCGTGCTTGTCGAAATCGGGCCAGTTGACCTCGGTGAAGTAAAGCTCGGCGTAGGCAAGCTGCCAGAGCAGGAAGTTGCTGATGCGCATCTCCCCGCTGGTCCTGATCAGGAGATCCGGGTCCGGAATCCCGGCGGTAAAAAGGGATCCGGTAAAGGAGTTCTCGTCGATCTGTTCCGGGGCGAGCCGTCCTGCCGCCACCTCGCAAGCCAGCCGCTTGGCTGCCGTCACGATCTCCTGGCGGCTGCCGTAGGAGAGCGCCAGGGTGAGCAGCATGCCGCTATTGCCCGCGGTCTTGTCGATGGTCGCCTGGATCTCCCGGTTCACGTCCTCGGGGAGGTCGGTGCGGTTGCCAATCACGTTGAAGCGGATGTTGTTCTGCATCATCCGGGCGGTCTCGCTGCGGATGTACTGCTTCAACAACGCCATGAGCGCCTTGACCTCAGTCTTGGGGCGCAGCCAGTTCTCCGCGGAGAAGGCGAACAGGGTCAGGTAGCCAATCCCCAGGCGCGAACACTCCTCGACGATGACCCGGACGGTCTCAACACCTTTTTGATGCCCAACGATCCTGCGCAGCATGCGCTGTTTGGCCCAGCGGCCGTTGCCGTCCATGATGACGGCGAGGTGCTTCGGAAGTTTCTTGGGGTCTAAGCTGTGGTCCATGAGCATCCTGAAAACAAAAAATCCCCTTTGGATCGGGGGTTTACTTGAGGGAGCAGTGCGGACGGACGGCGGAGGCTCAAGGGGGAGCCAAGCTCCCCCCTGATCTGTCGGTCCGTCAGACCTCCATAACCTCTTTTTCCTTGTGGGCCAGCACCTCATCGCACTTGGCGACGTACTTGTTGGTGGAATCCTGCACGTCCTTCTCGGCGCGCTTCAGCTCGTCCTCGGAGATCTGCTTGTCCTTCTCGAGTTTCTTCAGCTTGTCGATGGCGTCGCGACGGATGTTCCTCAGGGCCACCTTGGACTCCTCGGCGTCGCGCTTCAACTGCTTGGCGATGTCCTTCCTGCGCTCCTCAGTGAGGGGCGGGAGAACAAGGCGGATCAACTTGCCGTCGTTAGCCGGAGTAAGGCCCAGGTTTGCGTTCATGATCGCCTTCTCGATGGGGCCGATCATCTTGTTGTCCCAGGGCTGGATGGTGATGGTGCGCGCCTCGGGAATCGCGAGGGAGGCCACCTGGTTCAGCGGCGAAAGCGTGCCGTAGGAATCGACCTTGATGTCGTCCAGAAGCGCGGTGCTGGCGCGACCGGTGCGGACCTTCTGGTACTCCTTCCTGAGCGACTCTATGGTCTTGTCCATGTGGACGTTCATATCGGCGATGACATCCTTGATCATGCTATTCTCCTTCTTTGACGAGGGTGCCGATCGGCTCGCCGTTGACAACACGTACGACATTGCCGTCAGTCGTCACGTCGAACACGATGATCGGAAGGCTGTTATCCATGCACAGCGAGATCGCGGTGGCGTCCATAACCTGGAGCCCTTTCCTGAGGACCTCGAGGTAGCTGAGCGTGTCGTACTTGGTGGCGTTCTTGTCCTTGTTGGGGTCGGCGGAGTAGACGCCGTCCACCTTGGTCCCCTTGAGGATCACGTCGGCGCCGATCTCCATGGCCCTAAGGCTCGCGGCGGTGTCGGTGGTGAAGTAGGGGTTGCCGGTGCCGGCACCGAAGATAACCACCCTGCCCTTTTCCAGGTGCCTGATGGCGCGCCGGCGGATGTAGGGCTCGGCGACCTCGGCCATACCGATGGCGGACTGGACGCGGGTATCGACGCCGACCTTCTCCAGGGCGTCCTGCATGGCAAGGGAGTTGATCATGGTGGCCAGCATGCCCATGTAGTCGGCGCTGGCGCGGTCCATCCCCTTGGAGGAGGCAGCGACGCCGCGGAAGATGTTGCCGCCACCGATAACGAGGCACAGCTCGACGCCAAGTTCGACCACCTGCTTCACCTCGCGGGCGATGGCGGTGATGGTGTTGGGGTCGATGCCGTACCCCTGGTCGCCGCCGAGGGCCTCGCCGGAAAGCTTAAGAAGTACTCTTTTGTAATACGGTTCTGCCATCGTAGTCACCTTGCCTTTTTTGACGGCAAAAAGCCCTTACGCAGAACAGGTTCCGCAGCGATGTACCGCGTGCGGTGCGCCCGCCGGGGCGAGAACCTCCCGCGCAGCGCCTTTTGCCTTGCTACAGATAAAAAAAGAGCCGCCCATTTTCATGGCCGGCTCCGTTTGGAACGTGTTACACGCCGGCCGCCGCGGCGACCTCTGCCGCGAAATCGTTCTCCTTCTTGGCGAGGCCTTCGCCGAGCACGAACTTGGCGAAGCGACGGATGCTCATGTTCTCGCCGATGGAAGCGATGGTCTCGTTGAGGAAGGTCTGGATGGTCTTGTCCGGGTCCTTAACGTAGGCCTGCTCCATGAGGCAGATGTCGCCGAAGAACTTGTTGATCTGGCCG
Protein-coding sequences here:
- a CDS encoding phosphatidate cytidylyltransferase — encoded protein: MKRLATAAVLLPLVIVFILKASVFQFSLLVSLLALLGLDEFYRMALPQRRGEGRVAAVAGAGAVFAVFSGNPVLPLFTLTTLVLAFTLVALFRLKDIKQAAPDVALVLMGFLYVPLLLVHLVLVRSLPNGVSWLFLIMVIVMAGDSAAYYVGSTLGKHRLYPAVSPKKSVEGALGGLCGSVIGAIIVKFTFFHQLAIGDCFAAALLLGVLGQLGDLFESLIKRSCGVKDSGSIIPGHGGILDRLDSILFAAPAAYYYAFFLF
- a CDS encoding isoprenyl transferase, producing MDHSLDPKKLPKHLAVIMDGNGRWAKQRMLRRIVGHQKGVETVRVIVEECSRLGIGYLTLFAFSAENWLRPKTEVKALMALLKQYIRSETARMMQNNIRFNVIGNRTDLPEDVNREIQATIDKTAGNSGMLLTLALSYGSRQEIVTAAKRLACEVAAGRLAPEQIDENSFTGSLFTAGIPDPDLLIRTSGEMRISNFLLWQLAYAELYFTEVNWPDFDKHELARAFRDYQSRERRFGMTSEQLVETPS
- the frr gene encoding ribosome recycling factor translates to MIKDVIADMNVHMDKTIESLRKEYQKVRTGRASTALLDDIKVDSYGTLSPLNQVASLAIPEARTITIQPWDNKMIGPIEKAIMNANLGLTPANDGKLIRLVLPPLTEERRKDIAKQLKRDAEESKVALRNIRRDAIDKLKKLEKDKQISEDELKRAEKDVQDSTNKYVAKCDEVLAHKEKEVMEV
- the pyrH gene encoding UMP kinase; translated protein: MAEPYYKRVLLKLSGEALGGDQGYGIDPNTITAIAREVKQVVELGVELCLVIGGGNIFRGVAASSKGMDRASADYMGMLATMINSLAMQDALEKVGVDTRVQSAIGMAEVAEPYIRRRAIRHLEKGRVVIFGAGTGNPYFTTDTAASLRAMEIGADVILKGTKVDGVYSADPNKDKNATKYDTLSYLEVLRKGLQVMDATAISLCMDNSLPIIVFDVTTDGNVVRVVNGEPIGTLVKEGE